The following is a genomic window from Bordetella sp. H567.
TTCGGTCCCGACGGCCGCTTGCTGGCCACCCAGCCGCTGCCGGGCAGCCATCATGCCAATCTTGCAATTTCGCCGGATCAGGCCTGGGTCTATGGCACTGTCAATGACAGCGAAGGAAGCCCGGGCCGGGTACACAATCCCGTCCGGGCCGCGGCTGACGCAGGAGGATCGCCATGACGGGCAGGATACGGCTGGACAAATGGCTCTGGGCGGCGCGCTTCTACAAGACGCGCAGCCTTGCGGTGGAAGAAATCGGCAAGGGGCGGGTGCTGGTCAACGACCAGCCCGCCAAGCCGGCGCGCGAAGTCGGCGAAGGCGACTACATCACCATACGCAAGGGCGAACCGCCCATCCGCGTGCTGGTGCGCGCCGTCAGCACCATACGCGGGCCTGCCGCCGCGGCGCGGCTGATGTACGACGAAACCCCGGACAGCATCGCCGCGCGCGAGCGCGCCGCCGAAATGCGCCGGCTGGCGCCGGAGCCCGCCCTGGATATCGCCCAGGGCCGCCCCACCAAGCGCGACCGTCGCCTGATCGACCAACTGCGCGGCAAATAGCGGGGCTCGGCCCGTCGGTATGCCGCCAGTGCATCCAGGTGCATGGCGGCCGCGGTCCGCGCCGCCATGCACACTGGCATACACATCGCCATTCAATCCGCGCCGATTTCCGCGGCTGCCGGTGTCGGCGCGGGAACTTGCCGGTTCAGCACCGAATGGTGCCGCGAGTAGGCAAAATAAACGACCAGGCCCACGGCCAGCCACGCGCCGAAAGCCAGCCATGTGATGGCCCGAAGGTAAGACATGAGCGTGACGCATGCCACCACGGCCAGGGCCGGCACGACCGGCACACCCGGGCAGCGAAACCCGCGATGCAAATCGGGGCGGGTCTTGCGC
Proteins encoded in this region:
- a CDS encoding RNA-binding S4 domain-containing protein — its product is MTGRIRLDKWLWAARFYKTRSLAVEEIGKGRVLVNDQPAKPAREVGEGDYITIRKGEPPIRVLVRAVSTIRGPAAAARLMYDETPDSIAARERAAEMRRLAPEPALDIAQGRPTKRDRRLIDQLRGK